GGAGAAAGAAATGTTTTACGTTTCTTGATTTCGAAGGGGAAATCCTACCGCCCCAGCAATGGTGCAAGTGGATGAGAAGTAAAAATGATGAGTTGTTTTGACAACGAAGGGAGATGAAGTGAGTATTTTTGGAAGCAGTAATCTCAAAATCTTTTCAGGAAATGCTCATTGTAAACTTTCGGAGTCAATTGCACGTTATTTGAAAACAAACCTCACCGAGGGAAAAGTAACCAAGTTCAGCGATGGCGAAACCTGGGTTGATATAAAAGAGAATGTTCGTGGCGCAGATGTTTTTGTGGTTCAGCCAACGTGCCGGCCCGCAAATGAATATTTGATGGAGTTGCTCATTATTATTGATGCACTTCGTCGCTCCTCTGCAGACCGCATCACAGCGGTCATTCCCTATTATGGGTATGCGAGGCAAGATAGAAAAGTGAGTCCAAGGACTCCCATTACGGCAAAGTTGGTTGCTGATCTTATTACAGCAGCTGGTGCAAATCGAATCTTGGCCATGGATTTACACGCAAGCCAGATTCAAGGGTTTTTCAATATCCCGGTAGATCACTTGTATGCAAAACCGGTGTTGATTGATTATTTGAGTAATGAGCTCAACGACAACTTGGTGGTAGTAAGCCCAGATGTTGGTGGAACCGAAAGAGCAAGATCGTTTGCAAAGTTGCTACAGTGTCCGATAGCGCTCATTGATAAAAGACGGCCCAAACCAAATGTAAGTGAAGTGATGAACTTGGTGGGTGATG
This window of the Deltaproteobacteria bacterium CG11_big_fil_rev_8_21_14_0_20_42_23 genome carries:
- a CDS encoding phosphoribosylpyrophosphate synthetase gives rise to the protein MSIFGSSNLKIFSGNAHCKLSESIARYLKTNLTEGKVTKFSDGETWVDIKENVRGADVFVVQPTCRPANEYLMELLIIIDALRRSSADRITAVIPYYGYARQDRKVSPRTPITAKLVADLITAAGANRILAMDLHASQIQGFFNIPVDHLYAKPVLIDYLSNELNDNLVVVSPDVGGTERARSFAKLLQCPIALIDKRRPKPNVSEVMNLVGDVKGKRVVILDDIVDTAGTMIKASEALLAEGATEVHACCVHAVLSGTAVSSLMESNIKSVIVTDTIPLSEEAEKCDKIKVLSVAPLLGEAIARIHNSDSVSSLFV